The DNA window CGCATGGCACCCCGGCGCTGATGGTGGTGCCGCTCTTCTTCATCGAACTCGTGTCCTTCATGGTGCGGCCGTTCAGTCTCGGGCTGCGACTGTTCGTCGCCATGACCGCGGGCCACGTGCTGCTGAAGGTGCTGGCTGGCTTTGTCATCAACAGCGCGAATGCCTCGCCGGCGCTTGGCTTCACGGTCGGCACGGCCAGCTTCATCCTGATGGTCGGGATCAGCGCCCTCGAAATGCTGGTCGCGGTCATCCAGGCCTATGTGTTCGCATTGCTGACCTCGGTCTATCTGAACGACGCCGAGAATCTGCACTGAGATTTCAACCTCATTCCTCAACCTTTTTCTGATTTAACAAGGGAGTTTACGACATGGACGCAGAAGCCGCAAAGCTGCTCGGTGCTGGCCTGGCCGCAATCGGTGCGGGCATCGCCGCCCTCGGTGTGGGCAACGTGTTCAGCAGCTTCCTGGAAGGCGCGCTGCGCAATCCGGGCGCTGCCGACGGCCAGCAGGGCCGCCTGTTCATCGGTTTCGCCGCGGCGGAACTTCTGGGTCTGCTAGCGTTCGTTATCGCCATGATCCTGGTGTTCGTGGCCTGAACAGCCCGATCTGGAAGCGGGCGGAGCGGCGTGATAGACGTCCCACCGCCCGCATCCTCTGAATTTTTGACCGCCCTCTGACCGGACGGACCCGTAAGATGCCTCAAATCGCGCAAATCGCCGATACCTATGCCAGCCAGATTTTCTGGCTGCTGCTGACGTTCGGTTTCGTCTTCTTCGTCATCGGCCTTGGCATGGTGCCCAAGGTGCAGGGCACGGCGGACGCTCGCGATGCGAAGATCAGCGGCGATCTGGACGCGGCCAAGGCGGCGTTCGCCCGCGCGGACGAAGCCGAAGCTGACTACAAGGTCCGCGATGCCGCGAACCGCTCGACCGCTCAGGCGGTGGTGGCCAAGGCAAAGGCGGACGCAGCCAAGGCTTCGGAGACGCAGCTCGCCGCTGCCGATGCCGAAGCAGCGGCGAAGATCGCTGCCGCCGAAGCACGCATCCGGGCGGCGAGTGACGCGGCGCTGGCGCAGATCGAAACCGTCGCTGCCGATGCGGCACGCGACATGGTGGCGCGCATTTCCGGCGTGGAAGCGTCGGACGAAGCGGCCCGCAACGCAGTAAAGGCGGCACTGGCCCATGGCTGAGGCAGCAGCACAGCAGCACGGCGCTGATACGGCGCCGAACCTCGATCAGGCGATCCATTCCGAGGGGATGGAGCCGGTCGGCACCGTGGCGCACGAAGGCGTCGCGCCGCACACCGATCCCAAGGCAGTCGGCATGGACGCAACGGCGTGGGTCAGCCTCGCCATGGCGGTGTTCATCCTGATCCTGCTGGTCAAGAAAGTCCCCGCGCTGATAGGCGGCGCTCTCGATGGGCGCATCGCCCAGATCAGGGAGCAGCTCGCGGAAGCCTCCAGGCTCCGCGCCGAAGCCGAAGCGCTCAAGGGCGAGTATGAAGCGAAGCTCTCCGCCGCCGCCGGTGAGGCCGAAGCGCTGCGCAAGGCTGCCGAGCATGAAGCCGAGGCGCTGATTGCCGATGCCAAGGCGAATGCGGACGCGCTGGTGGTTCGCCGGCAGAAGATGGCGGAGGACAAGATCGGCGCTGCGGAACGGGCTGCGGTCGCCGGTATCCGCGCGCGGGCGGTGAATGCCGCGACGGTCGCGGCCACGACGCTGATCGCGCAGGGGCATGACGCGCAGGCCGACAAGGCGTTGGTCGATCGCGCCATCGGGGGCATCGGCACGGTCAACTGACCGGTCGTCGGTTTATCGCAAAAGGGCCGGTGCGTTCGTCGCGCCGGCCCTTTTGCATTGATGCGCGCTCTGACTGTCCGATCGGGCACATGGCGGCAGAGGCTGCCGCGTACTAACCTGTCATCATGGGCGATCTGTCCGCATGTATCTTCGGCGCGAGCGGCGGTATCGGAGCGGCGCTGACCGCACGGCTGGCAGACCGGGCCGATGTGCCCGTCGTCTATGCAGGCGCACGTTCCGCGATGAAGGCGAGCGGGAAGGTCAGACCATTTCTCTTCGACCTTGAAGATGAGGCGTCGCTGGCGAAGGCCGCCATGATGATGGCGGATGCCCCGCCGCGCCTCATCATCGTGGCGACCGGCATGCTTCACGGCAATGGCATCCAGCCTGAAAAGTCGCTGAAAGCACAGACCGCGGACGCCTATGCGCGGCTCTTCGCGATCAATGCGACCGGGCCTGCGCTGATCGCCAGACATATGCTGGTCAGCCCGCCGCGAACGGGCCGGTTCGTCTTTGCGGCGCTTTCGGCGCGTGTGGGGTCGATCTCGGACAATCGGCTCGGCGGCTGGCACGCCTATCGCGCATCGAAGGCGGCGCTCAACATGATCGTGCGCAATATTGCGATTGAGCTTGCCCGCATCAATCCGGAGGCGATCGCTGTGACGCTGCATCCCGGCACGGTCGATACGGATCTGTCGGCGCCGTTCCAGCGCGCTGTGGCAAAGGACCGGCTGTTTTCTGCTGACCACGCCGCGCAGCGCCTGCTGGAGGTGATCGACGGTCTGACCCCGGAACAATCGGGCCGCTGCCTCGCCTGGGACGGCTCCGTCATCCCGTTCTAGCGGCCGGCCTGCCATTGCCAAACTGCGCGGCGGCGCTATCTGACATCCATGTCCGGCCCGCAATCTCCCGACCGTTTTAACGAAGACAAGGCCACCTACACCGTCACGGGCAGCCAGCCGGATATAGACGCCGGCGTGGCGGCGATCCGCTTGGTGCTCAAGACGCTGCCGGTGCGCCCCGGCGTCTATCGCATGCAGGATGCGCGCGGCGATGTGCTCTATGTGGGAAAGGCGCGGGCGCTCAGGAACCGGGTCGCCAGTTACACGCAGGTCGACCGCCTGCCCAAGCGGCTTCAGCGCATGGTCGCACAGACGCGCAGCATGACCATCGTCACCACCAACAGCGAAGCCGAAGCGCTGCTGCTGGAGGCGCAGCTCATCAAACGCTACCGCCCGCCCTACAATGTGCTGCTGCGCGACGACAAGAGCTTCCCTTTCATTCTGCTGCGGGAGGATCACGCCTTTCCGCGCGTCCAGAAGCATCGCGGCGCGCGCAAGGCGAAGGGCCGCTATTACGGCCCGTTCGCCAGCGCCGGGTCGGTGACGCGGACGATCAACGCGTTGCAGAAGCTGTTCCTGCTGCGGTCCTGCACCGACAGCTTCTTCGCCAACCGCTCGCGGCCGTGCCTGCTCTACCAGATCAAGCGCTGTTCGGCTCCCTGCGTCGCCCGCATCGACGAAGCGGGCTATGCCGAGCTGGTGCGTGATGCACAGGACTTCCTCGGCGGCAAGTCGACCGCCGTGCAGAAGAAGCTCGGCGCGGCGATGCAGCAGGCTTCGGACGCCATGGACTTCGAGCAGGCGGCGGTGATCCGCGACCGGCTCAAGGCGCTGACCTTCATTCAGGGCAGTCAGGCGATCAATGCGGAGGGGCTGGGCGACGCCGACATCTTCGCGCTGGCGGAGAAAGGCGGCGCGATGTGCATCCAGGCCTTCTTCATTCGCGGCGGCCAGAACTGGGGGCATCGCAGCTTCTTCCCCGTGCACACGGCAGAAGTCGCGACGGAGGAAGTGCTGGAGAGCTTCATGGCGCAATTCTACGAGGAAGTGCCGCCGCCCAGGCTGATCCTTGCCGACCGCGAACCGGCCGAGTGCGAACTGATGGCGCAGGCGCTGACGGAGCGTGTCGGCAGCCGAGTCCGGATCGAAGTGCCCCAGCGCGGCGAGCGCACCCGCCTCATCAAACAGGCGCAGCGCAACGCAGTGGAGGCGCTCGACCGGCGGCTCGCAGAAACGACCAGTCAGGGCCGGATCATGGATGAGCTGGTCGAGACCTTCGGGCTTGAGGGCGTGCCCGACCGGATAGAAATCTACGATAACAGCCATATTCAGGGCGCGCATGCGCTCGGCGCGATGGTCGTCGCCGGGCCGGAGGGCTTCCGCAAGAGCGCTTACCGCAAATTCAACATGAAGAATCCTGAAACGTCGAACGACGACTTCGCCATGATGCGCGAGATGTTCGAGCGCCGCTTCGGTCGCGCCCAGAAGGAAGATCCCGACCGCGAGAGCGGCGAATGGCCAGACCTCGTCCTGATCGACGGGGGCAAGGGACAATTGTCTGCCGCCCGCACGATGCTGGAGGAAATGGGGATCGAGGACGTCACCATGATCGGCGTCGCCAAGGGACCGCATCACGGACGCGAGGGGCGCGAGGTGTTTCACCTGATGGACGGGCGGGAAATCACCTTCCCGTTGAACCACCCCGTCCTCTTCTACCTCCAGCGCCTGCGTGATGAGGCGCACCGTTTCGCCATCGGCGCGCATCGGGCGAAGCGCAGCAAGGCGATCACCGTGTCGTCGCTGGATGAAGTGCCGGGCATCGGCCCCGCCCGCAAGAAGGCGCTGCTGATGCATTTCGGCACCGCGCGGGCAGTGCGCGACGCCGCGCTGGAAGACCTGCAACGCGCGCCCGGCGTATCGAAGGCGGTGGCGCAGCAGGTCTACGACTATTTCCACGGGTGAAAGGCTCCGGCTGTCACCGCGTGAGAGCGCTGGCGCCTATCGCCGGGCGGACGATCGCTCTATGCCTTGATGCATGCCGTCGCTCGCCACTTCCGCCATCATCTGCGCCGTGCGCCAGCATGGCGAGTATGGCGCGATTGCGCGGCTGCTGACGCCCGGTCACGGGCTGCTGCCCGGCTATGTGCGCGGCGGGCGGTCACGGGCTGCGCGACCCGTGCTGCTGCCGGGCAATGTGGTTATGGCGGAATTTCGGGCGCGGACGGACGATCAGCTTGCGGGCCTGACGGTGGAACTGGCGCATAGCCGCGCGCCCCTCCATGGCGAGCCGCTTCCCGCGGCCGCAATCGAATGGAGTTGCGCGCTGACGGCGGTGGCGCTGTCGGAGGGAACGCCGCACCCGGCGCTTCATCAGGCGCTGTCCGGCCTGCTCGATGCAGTGGAAGCCGCGCCCGCCGCACGCGGATGGGCTGCGGCGCTGGTGCGATATGAGATGCTGCTGCTGGCGGAAATGGGCTTTGGCCTCGATCTGACGCGCTGCGCGGCGACGGGGGAGGCAGTCGACCTCGCCTTCGTCAGCCCGCGCAGCGCCGCCGCGGTCAGCCGTGCCGGGGCGCTGGGTTACGAAAGCCGCCTTCTGCCGCTCCCGCCCTTTCTGCTGGAAGGGGGCATGGGCGACTGGGACCAGATTATCGACGGACTGCGCCTGACCGGCTTCTTCCTCGAACGCTCGATCCTGACCGACCGCCGCGCCGATGTGCTGGCCGGGCGCGAGCGACTGGTCCAGCGCCTCAAAAGGGCGGTTGCGTGAAAGCCTCTGTCTCCATAAGGGGCGGGCACGCAATAAAAGGAGTTCCGCCATGCTCATCGCCCTTTTTCCCGGAGACGGCATCGGCCCCGAGATCGTGACGCAGGCAAAGCGCGTGCTCGACGCGCTGGGGATCGACGGCCTCGCCTATGAGGAAGGTCTGGTCGGCGGCGCGGCCTATAAGGCTGTGGGGCATCCTCTGCCACCCGAGACGCTCGCCATCGCGCGGCGCGCCGATGCGATCCTGTTTGGCGCTGTGGGCGACCCCGATTGCGATGGGCTGGAACGGCATCTGCGTCCCGAACAGGCGATTCTGGGGCTGCGGAAGGAGCTGGGTCTCTTCTCCAACCTGCGCCCGGCGAAGGTGTTCCCCGAACTGGCCGGCGAATCGGCGCTGCGGCCGGAAGTGGCGGCCGCCATCGACCTGCTGATCGTTCGGGAAACCAACGGCGACGTCTATTTCGGCGAAAAGGGTTTCCGCACCACCGCCGACGGCCTTCGCGAAGGCTATGACGTCATGTCCTATAACGAGGCGGAGGTGCGCCGCATCGCCCATGCAGGGTTTCAGGCGGCGCGGGCGCGGCGCGGCACGCTCTGTTCGGTCGACAAGGCAAATGTGCTCGAAACGAGCCAGCTCTGGCGCGACGTGGTGATTGCGGTTGCGGCGGAATATCCCGATGTGGCGCTGAGCCACATGTATGTCGACAACGCCGCCATGCAGCTTGTGCGCAACCCCGGCCAGTTCGACGTCATCGTCACCGGCAATCTGTTCGGAGACATCCTGTCCGATCAGGCGAGCATGTGCGTCGGGTCCATCGGCATGCTGGCGTCGGCGACGCTCAACGACAGCAATCAGGGGCTGTATGAGCCGATCCATGGCTCTGCCCCCGACATTGCGGGGCAGGGCAAGGCCAACCCGCTGGCGACCATCCTGTCGGCCGCGATGATGCTGCGCTATTCGCTGGGCCTGTCCGATCATGCCGACCGGATCGAGGCGGCGGTGGCGCGCGCTCTGGCGTCAGGGGCGCGTTCGCCGGATCTTGGCGGATCGCTTTCGACCGTCGAAATGGGCGATGCCGTGCTGGCATCGCTTTAAATTCTCCTGATTCTTCAAAAAATTAGGAATTTGGAAAGCGATTCCCCCGATCTAGGGATCAAAAGGGGTCGCATTTCATGAAACATCAACTGGCGCAGGATCATGGCGCTCTCCGCACCATCATGCGGGATTTCGTTCAGGCGCTCGACCGCCGGGATATGCCGGACATCGCCCGGCGCCGGATCGAATTTTCGCAACTGTTCCGCAGCCACATGGCCCGCGAGGACGCTGCGGTGAACGCCATGCGGCGGAGCGAGACGCCGACGCGCGATCTCCAGACCGCTTGCGAGCATGGCCGTGCCGTGGTGTCGCTTTTCCTGCGTTACAGCGAACATCTCAAACGCTGGACACCGGCGCAGGTGGAGGAGGACTGGGCGGGGTATCGCCGAGCCGTGATCGAATTGCAGAATGCGCTGATGGATCGCATGGCGTGGGAGGAGGCGCATCTGCACCCGCTGCTGCCGCGCGCGGGGGATCGCGCCGCCGCCTAACGAAGGCCAGTCGCGCGCCATCGGTCCTTGTCGCTCCGGCGACCGGGCGGGTAATGGCGCAGGATGACCGACTTTTCCCTCGCTTCCCTTCGCTCCGCCGCTGCCATGGTGCATGCGCAGGTTCCGCCGTCGCCGCAATATGCCTGGCCTCTGCTGGCGCAGCGCACCGGATGCGACATTTGGGTCAAGCATGAAAATCATGTGCCGACCGGCGCCTTCAAGGTGCGCGGGGCCATCACCTATATCGACTGGCTGCGCCGCACTCACCCCGAAGTCGGAGGGATCATCACCGCGACGCGCGGCAACCACGGACAGGCGCAGGCGCGCGCGGCCAAAGCGGCGGGCCTCACCGTCACCATCGTTGTGCCCCATGGCAATGCGCGGGAGAAGAATGCGGCGATGCGGGCGTTCGGCGCGACGCTGATCGAACATGGCCATGATTTCGACAGCGCCAAGGCGGAAGCCATGCGCCTGTCAGCGGAGCAGGGGCTGCACATGGTGCCGCCCTATCATGACGAACTGGTGCGGGGCGTCGCCAGCTACGGTCTCGAACTGTTCGAGGCGGTTGCGGACATCGACACCGTCTATGTGCCCGTGGGTTGCGGGTCCGGGCTGTGCGGCACGATTGCGGCGCGCTATGCGCTGGGCCTTAAGACGAAGATCGTCGGCGTCGTGTCCGCGCATGCCGATGCCGCCAAGCGCAGTTTCGAGGCCGGGCGGCTGATCTCCAGCCCTACGGCGCACACCTTTGCAGATGGGGTGGCGGTGTGCACGCCGGTGCAGGCGGCGCTCGACTATTTCGGGCCGCGGGCCGACCGCTTCGTGGCGGTGACGGACGATGAAGTGGCCGACGCCATCCGCGCCTATTGGGAGGACACGCATAACCTTGCCGAAGGCGCGGGGGCTGTGGCGCTTGCAGCGGCGATGCAGGAAAAAGAGGCGATGCGCGGCAAGCGGGTTGCGGTAATCCTGTCGGGCGGTAATGGCGACAGGAGCCAGATGGCCGAGATACTGGGCGGCGGGACGCCGCGCGTGACGATGGATATGCGGAAAGCGATATGAAGCGGAAGAGCGGGCAGGATCGGGAGATCACGAAGAACTGGAAGCCGGCGACCCTCGCGGTGCGCGGCGGCACGGCGCGCAGCGAGTTTGGCGAGACGTCCGAAGCCCTCTTCCTGACGAGCGGCTACAGCTACGACCGCGCGGAGGACGCCGCCGCGCGCTTTGCGGGCGAGCAGGTCGGCATGACCTACAGCCGCCTCCAGAACCCGACCGTCGAGATGCTGGAGCAGCGCATCGCCCTGCTGGAAGGCGCCGAAGCCTGCCGCGCCACGGCGACGGGCATGGCGGCGATGACGGCGGCTCTGCTGTGCCAGTTGTCGGCGGGCGATCATGTGGTGGCGGCGAAGGCGGCGTTCGGCTCCTGCCGCTGGCTGACCGATACGCTGCTGCCGAAGTTCGGGATCGAGACGACGACCATCGACGCGCGCGATACCGATGCGTGGGAAGCGGCGGCAAAGTCCAATACCAAGGTCTTCTTCTTCGAAACGCCCGCCAATCCAACCATGGATGTGGTGGACATCGCCGCCGTGTGCGCCATCGCCAGGGCGCGGGGCATCACGACCGTGGTGGACAATGCCTTCGCTTCGCCCGCCCTGCAGCGGCCGATGGAGTTCGGTGCCGATGTCGTCGCCTATAGCGCGACCAAGATGATGGACGGGCAGGGCAGGGTGCTCGCGGGCGCGGTGTGCGGCACGCGGGACTGGATCGACAATGTGCTGCTGCCCTTCCACCGCAACACCGGGCCGACGCTGTCGGCGTTCAATGCGTGGGTGGTGCTGAAGGGGCTGGAGACGCTGGACCTGCGCATCCGCCGCCAGAGCGAGAATGCGCTCAAGGTCGCCGCCTTCCTCGAAACGCGGCTGCCAAAGGTGCTCTATCCGGGGCTGGAGAGCCATCCGCAGCACGCCCTTGCCATGAAGCAGATGGCAATGGCCGGGCCGATTTTCTCGCTCTACACCGGCGGCGGACGGGCGGAGGCGCATGGTCTGCTCAACGCGCTGCAACTGGTCGATATCAGCAACAATATCGGCGATTCGCGGTCTCTGATGACGCACCCGGCGTCCACCACCCATTATGGCATGGCGGAAGCGGCGCGGCTGGAAGTCGGCATCACCGAGGATATGCTGCGCCTCAATGTCGGGCTGGAAGATCCCGATGACGTGATCGCCGATCTCGATCAGGCGCTCAAGGCGATAGGGCGTTGACGGGCGAGGGGTTTGCAGCGCATTTCTGACGCCGTGAACGCGCTCTTCCCCTTTCATGCGACCACGCGGGACGTCATAGTCCATGTCGCGGTCACTTTCCTGCCGGAACAGTCGGAGCCGGACCGGGGCCGATGGTTCTGGGCCTATCATATCCGTATCGAGAATGTGGGCGACCAGCCGGTGCAGTTGCTGACCCGCCACTGGGTCATCACCGACGGGCGCGGCGCGCAGCATCGGGTGGATGGCGATGGCGTGGTGGGGGAACAGCCGGTGGTGCAGCCGGGGAAAAGCTATGACTATGTTTCGGGCTGTCCGCTCAATACGCCGACCGGCTCCATGAAGGGGGCATATCGCATGATCGGCGCGGATGGCGAGACGTTCGAGGTCGCCATTCCCCATTTCGCCCTGATCGCCCCGGCGGTGGCCGAATGAAGCGCACCCATTTGCCGCTCAATGGCCTGCGCGTGCTGGACGCGGCGGCGCGCCACCTGTCCTTCACCCGCGCGGCGGACGAGCTGGCGGTGACGCCTGCTGCCGTGGGGCAGCAGATCCGCGCGCTGGAGGATATGCTGGGCGTGGTGCTGTTCCGCCGCACGCCCAAGGGGCTGGAACTGACGCCGGAGACGGAGGCGGGGCTGGATGCTCTGCGCGCCGGGTTCCTGGAGTTCGAGGAAGCGGTGCGCGCCATGCAGGCGGGGCAGTCGAGCCATGCGCTGACCATTGCAGCACCGCGCGACATCACCGCGAAATGGCTCCAGCCGCGCCTTGCCTCCTATGCCGCGAGCCAGCCGGAGCTGAGCTTCCAGTTGATCGCCGCGGACGAGGCGCTCGATTTCACCGAGGCCAATCTGGACCTCGCCGTGCGGCTGGCTGACGGGGCGGGAGAGCATGAGGGCGTGCGGATCGGCGAGGCTGCCTATGTGACAGTCGAAGCGGCGGCGGGCGGTCCCGATCAGCGGGTCGACTGGCCCGGATGTCCGGCGGAAGACAGGCCCGCGACGATCCGCGTGGCCGACGCAGGCCTTGCCATCGAGGCGGCGGCGAGCGGGTTCGGCCGCGCCTGCGTGCCGCTGTTGCTGGCGCAGGCGGACATTGCGGGCGGGCGGGTGAGGCAGGTGGGCGACGCCACGCCGACATCGCTCGGCTACTGGCTGATCGCTCCCTTGCCGCAATGGCGGCAGAAGAAGGTCAAGGCGCTTGTCGAGGCGCTGGTCGCCTGACGCCGCTTTCGCTTAACTTCGCATATTTCCCGCAAGTTTTGACATTTAATTTCCGTCTCCCGATCTTTCCTTACGCAAAGCGGGGGGTGACGGTGCGATTTTAGACGGGCCTCGTGCGATAGGATATGGGCGGCGCAGCGCGTCCGTCGAGCCGCCCATATTGACGATCAGCCGTGCAGTTTG is part of the Sphingobium amiense genome and encodes:
- a CDS encoding F0F1 ATP synthase subunit C, producing MDAEAAKLLGAGLAAIGAGIAALGVGNVFSSFLEGALRNPGAADGQQGRLFIGFAAAELLGLLAFVIAMILVFVA
- a CDS encoding F0F1 ATP synthase subunit B family protein; the protein is MPQIAQIADTYASQIFWLLLTFGFVFFVIGLGMVPKVQGTADARDAKISGDLDAAKAAFARADEAEADYKVRDAANRSTAQAVVAKAKADAAKASETQLAAADAEAAAKIAAAEARIRAASDAALAQIETVAADAARDMVARISGVEASDEAARNAVKAALAHG
- a CDS encoding F0F1 ATP synthase subunit B family protein, with the translated sequence MAEAAAQQHGADTAPNLDQAIHSEGMEPVGTVAHEGVAPHTDPKAVGMDATAWVSLAMAVFILILLVKKVPALIGGALDGRIAQIREQLAEASRLRAEAEALKGEYEAKLSAAAGEAEALRKAAEHEAEALIADAKANADALVVRRQKMAEDKIGAAERAAVAGIRARAVNAATVAATTLIAQGHDAQADKALVDRAIGGIGTVN
- a CDS encoding SDR family NAD(P)-dependent oxidoreductase, translated to MGDLSACIFGASGGIGAALTARLADRADVPVVYAGARSAMKASGKVRPFLFDLEDEASLAKAAMMMADAPPRLIIVATGMLHGNGIQPEKSLKAQTADAYARLFAINATGPALIARHMLVSPPRTGRFVFAALSARVGSISDNRLGGWHAYRASKAALNMIVRNIAIELARINPEAIAVTLHPGTVDTDLSAPFQRAVAKDRLFSADHAAQRLLEVIDGLTPEQSGRCLAWDGSVIPF
- the uvrC gene encoding excinuclease ABC subunit UvrC, encoding MSGPQSPDRFNEDKATYTVTGSQPDIDAGVAAIRLVLKTLPVRPGVYRMQDARGDVLYVGKARALRNRVASYTQVDRLPKRLQRMVAQTRSMTIVTTNSEAEALLLEAQLIKRYRPPYNVLLRDDKSFPFILLREDHAFPRVQKHRGARKAKGRYYGPFASAGSVTRTINALQKLFLLRSCTDSFFANRSRPCLLYQIKRCSAPCVARIDEAGYAELVRDAQDFLGGKSTAVQKKLGAAMQQASDAMDFEQAAVIRDRLKALTFIQGSQAINAEGLGDADIFALAEKGGAMCIQAFFIRGGQNWGHRSFFPVHTAEVATEEVLESFMAQFYEEVPPPRLILADREPAECELMAQALTERVGSRVRIEVPQRGERTRLIKQAQRNAVEALDRRLAETTSQGRIMDELVETFGLEGVPDRIEIYDNSHIQGAHALGAMVVAGPEGFRKSAYRKFNMKNPETSNDDFAMMREMFERRFGRAQKEDPDRESGEWPDLVLIDGGKGQLSAARTMLEEMGIEDVTMIGVAKGPHHGREGREVFHLMDGREITFPLNHPVLFYLQRLRDEAHRFAIGAHRAKRSKAITVSSLDEVPGIGPARKKALLMHFGTARAVRDAALEDLQRAPGVSKAVAQQVYDYFHG
- the recO gene encoding DNA repair protein RecO → MPSLATSAIICAVRQHGEYGAIARLLTPGHGLLPGYVRGGRSRAARPVLLPGNVVMAEFRARTDDQLAGLTVELAHSRAPLHGEPLPAAAIEWSCALTAVALSEGTPHPALHQALSGLLDAVEAAPAARGWAAALVRYEMLLLAEMGFGLDLTRCAATGEAVDLAFVSPRSAAAVSRAGALGYESRLLPLPPFLLEGGMGDWDQIIDGLRLTGFFLERSILTDRRADVLAGRERLVQRLKRAVA
- the leuB gene encoding 3-isopropylmalate dehydrogenase produces the protein MLIALFPGDGIGPEIVTQAKRVLDALGIDGLAYEEGLVGGAAYKAVGHPLPPETLAIARRADAILFGAVGDPDCDGLERHLRPEQAILGLRKELGLFSNLRPAKVFPELAGESALRPEVAAAIDLLIVRETNGDVYFGEKGFRTTADGLREGYDVMSYNEAEVRRIAHAGFQAARARRGTLCSVDKANVLETSQLWRDVVIAVAAEYPDVALSHMYVDNAAMQLVRNPGQFDVIVTGNLFGDILSDQASMCVGSIGMLASATLNDSNQGLYEPIHGSAPDIAGQGKANPLATILSAAMMLRYSLGLSDHADRIEAAVARALASGARSPDLGGSLSTVEMGDAVLASL
- a CDS encoding hemerythrin domain-containing protein — encoded protein: MKHQLAQDHGALRTIMRDFVQALDRRDMPDIARRRIEFSQLFRSHMAREDAAVNAMRRSETPTRDLQTACEHGRAVVSLFLRYSEHLKRWTPAQVEEDWAGYRRAVIELQNALMDRMAWEEAHLHPLLPRAGDRAAA
- a CDS encoding threonine dehydratase: MTDFSLASLRSAAAMVHAQVPPSPQYAWPLLAQRTGCDIWVKHENHVPTGAFKVRGAITYIDWLRRTHPEVGGIITATRGNHGQAQARAAKAAGLTVTIVVPHGNAREKNAAMRAFGATLIEHGHDFDSAKAEAMRLSAEQGLHMVPPYHDELVRGVASYGLELFEAVADIDTVYVPVGCGSGLCGTIAARYALGLKTKIVGVVSAHADAAKRSFEAGRLISSPTAHTFADGVAVCTPVQAALDYFGPRADRFVAVTDDEVADAIRAYWEDTHNLAEGAGAVALAAAMQEKEAMRGKRVAVILSGGNGDRSQMAEILGGGTPRVTMDMRKAI
- a CDS encoding trans-sulfuration enzyme family protein; protein product: MKRKSGQDREITKNWKPATLAVRGGTARSEFGETSEALFLTSGYSYDRAEDAAARFAGEQVGMTYSRLQNPTVEMLEQRIALLEGAEACRATATGMAAMTAALLCQLSAGDHVVAAKAAFGSCRWLTDTLLPKFGIETTTIDARDTDAWEAAAKSNTKVFFFETPANPTMDVVDIAAVCAIARARGITTVVDNAFASPALQRPMEFGADVVAYSATKMMDGQGRVLAGAVCGTRDWIDNVLLPFHRNTGPTLSAFNAWVVLKGLETLDLRIRRQSENALKVAAFLETRLPKVLYPGLESHPQHALAMKQMAMAGPIFSLYTGGGRAEAHGLLNALQLVDISNNIGDSRSLMTHPASTTHYGMAEAARLEVGITEDMLRLNVGLEDPDDVIADLDQALKAIGR
- the apaG gene encoding Co2+/Mg2+ efflux protein ApaG produces the protein MNALFPFHATTRDVIVHVAVTFLPEQSEPDRGRWFWAYHIRIENVGDQPVQLLTRHWVITDGRGAQHRVDGDGVVGEQPVVQPGKSYDYVSGCPLNTPTGSMKGAYRMIGADGETFEVAIPHFALIAPAVAE
- a CDS encoding LysR family transcriptional regulator; translated protein: MKRTHLPLNGLRVLDAAARHLSFTRAADELAVTPAAVGQQIRALEDMLGVVLFRRTPKGLELTPETEAGLDALRAGFLEFEEAVRAMQAGQSSHALTIAAPRDITAKWLQPRLASYAASQPELSFQLIAADEALDFTEANLDLAVRLADGAGEHEGVRIGEAAYVTVEAAAGGPDQRVDWPGCPAEDRPATIRVADAGLAIEAAASGFGRACVPLLLAQADIAGGRVRQVGDATPTSLGYWLIAPLPQWRQKKVKALVEALVA